A window of the Calditrichota bacterium genome harbors these coding sequences:
- the pyrR gene encoding bifunctional pyr operon transcriptional regulator/uracil phosphoribosyltransferase PyrR, translating into MTRKVKAKIIDEKGLKRTITRLAHEILERNRGTEKLAIVGIRTRGAYLAQRVIKEIKNIEGISLPLGALDITLYRDDFRQRLKQPVVQQSDIPFDIDEKNIVLIDDVLYTGRTTRAALEALMSFGRPERIQLAVLVDRGHRQLPIKPDYVGKNIPTSIGEEIQVKMKEVDDEDCVLLVESPDESETPDA; encoded by the coding sequence ATGACAAGAAAAGTGAAAGCAAAAATCATCGACGAAAAAGGGTTGAAGCGCACCATCACGCGTCTTGCGCATGAAATTCTGGAAAGAAATCGCGGAACTGAAAAATTAGCGATCGTTGGCATTCGCACGCGAGGAGCTTATCTCGCTCAACGAGTCATCAAGGAAATCAAAAACATCGAGGGCATTTCCCTGCCGTTGGGCGCTCTGGACATCACTCTCTACCGGGATGATTTCCGGCAGCGATTGAAACAACCGGTGGTTCAGCAGAGCGACATTCCTTTTGACATCGACGAAAAAAATATTGTGCTCATCGACGATGTGCTCTACACGGGCAGAACCACGCGCGCTGCGTTGGAAGCGCTGATGTCTTTCGGCAGACCCGAGCGCATTCAGTTGGCGGTACTGGTTGACCGCGGGCATCGACAACTGCCGATTAAGCCGGACTATGTCGGGAAAAACATTCCCACTTCCATCGGCGAAGAAATTCAGGTAAAAATGAAGGAGGTCGACGATGAAGATTGTGTGCTGCTGGTCGAAAGTCCTGATGAGAGCGAAACTCCCGACGCGTAA
- a CDS encoding T9SS type A sorting domain-containing protein produces MKAKIFSTILIFICLSLTSARPQSDTLQVVDTAGDIGSVENTVPVVLINNQVVRGLQLKLYFNTNLEYSRVENTPRTTGFTVYPEIDNLNGILQLVLVSLDTNRIFPGTGEILNVKFNVKPNAVPGNYPLNLADIVASNSFYESIPMYGVNGLFTVEGGVIPVELASFKAEYNRSNHAVKLQWTTLSEKDNYGFEVQRDAGNNDFEKIGFVSGLGSYNTPQTYSFVDDDVALESYRYRLKQIDLTGSFQFSPVVTVKIDAPQTFSLAQNYPNPFSLAQNGAKTVIRFELPTAANVEIKIFDILGREVRRLVSGKQTAGVHRIHWDGTDGYGNPVSAGIYFYQMETAKFNDIKKLLILE; encoded by the coding sequence ATGAAAGCGAAAATATTTTCTACTATTCTGATCTTTATCTGCTTGAGTCTTACTTCTGCGAGACCTCAAAGCGATACGCTTCAGGTGGTCGATACTGCGGGGGATATCGGCAGCGTTGAAAATACTGTGCCTGTCGTTTTGATCAACAATCAGGTCGTTCGAGGGCTGCAGCTAAAATTGTACTTTAATACCAACCTTGAATATAGCCGTGTGGAAAATACACCGCGAACAACCGGGTTCACCGTGTATCCGGAGATCGATAATTTAAATGGCATTTTGCAATTAGTATTAGTTTCTCTGGACACAAATCGCATTTTCCCGGGCACAGGCGAAATATTGAACGTCAAATTCAATGTTAAACCCAATGCGGTGCCTGGCAATTATCCTTTGAATCTCGCCGACATCGTGGCATCAAATTCTTTCTACGAATCCATTCCCATGTATGGCGTAAACGGTCTTTTTACTGTCGAGGGCGGTGTGATTCCGGTGGAACTTGCTTCTTTTAAGGCTGAATACAATCGCAGCAATCACGCTGTAAAATTGCAATGGACAACGCTCTCCGAAAAGGATAATTATGGCTTTGAAGTACAGCGCGACGCTGGGAATAATGATTTCGAAAAAATTGGTTTCGTCTCCGGACTTGGCAGTTACAATACGCCACAAACTTATTCTTTTGTCGATGACGACGTCGCTCTTGAATCTTACCGCTATCGGTTGAAACAGATCGATCTCACGGGTTCGTTTCAATTTTCGCCAGTGGTCACTGTCAAAATTGACGCGCCGCAGACTTTTTCTCTGGCACAAAATTACCCGAACCCGTTCTCTCTGGCGCAAAACGGAGCAAAAACGGTCATTCGTTTTGAGTTGCCAACCGCGGCAAACGTCGAGATCAAAATTTTTGACATTTTGGGCAGAGAAGTCCGCCGCCTCGTCTCGGGAAAACAAACTGCCGGCGTACACCGCATCCATTGGGACGGCACGGACGGTTACGGCAACCCGGTCAGCGCTGGAATTTATTTTTATCAAATGGAAACGGCGAAATTCAACGATATAAAAAAACTGTTAATTCTGGAATAA
- a CDS encoding T9SS type A sorting domain-containing protein gives MEGTFKRSSLSCISFRVLLSLLIATFVLGSNKLFSDQQESFKIYVVGGDRSFSGQKLQAAGHEVTWEVDALQIKLADLSQFDQVWFVDIFAVPDATGRANLINFIKSGGKLFFVGDSYKEARAPLFNWRDSLFNELGAGGVKQSADVNPSQTIYYTNPFHVTSYTPNTVHYIEHGEGRNGSFENIGNGTVIVGAGLDATGTPIAIAFNYGDLEEAPHSRAIIYLNSNMYTNWDLYVANLAKFLGSKDKTILQARYTSALPGSQGHLKIALHNSRNVSGLQFRLTDIPDAITPLQINSTDRSLYFSTSWEDNHDGSVSIVISSQQGASILPGTGSIADLLYQVNDGVKMGDSCDIDLSDVLISDELNESLLTTLLNGKFYCEVLKGDVIMDGVINVVDLVRIIDIILGRPPEPTQTELDAADYNSDGDVNILDVVAIINNILGREPAGLLKTGNLNLNFQSNEAISGKMTGVIPFFLTKKTPISGAQIQLRFDSKAVKLGNPTLTNRADGMTLVTSRSQDRLSILIFGMDGKLIAPDDEPVFKLPVVVKSRQFDKSAFNIEKMILADGNVAPVEVALAQATDFNLQMLPTAYRLEQNYPNPFNMETEIQYQLPEQTAAKLTIFNVLGRKVVTLVDKEQKAGVHRIYWDGHDANGQIVGTGIYFYRLQTPTFTRARKMTILK, from the coding sequence ATGGAAGGCACCTTTAAACGTTCATCTCTGAGTTGCATTAGCTTCCGGGTTCTTCTGTCATTACTGATTGCCACTTTTGTTTTAGGCAGCAACAAGCTTTTTTCCGATCAGCAGGAAAGCTTCAAAATTTACGTCGTAGGTGGAGATCGTTCATTTTCCGGACAGAAATTGCAAGCCGCAGGACATGAAGTCACATGGGAGGTCGATGCGCTCCAAATCAAATTGGCTGACCTAAGCCAATTTGATCAAGTGTGGTTTGTAGATATTTTTGCTGTGCCCGATGCCACCGGTCGGGCAAATTTGATCAATTTTATCAAGTCAGGGGGGAAGCTATTCTTTGTGGGGGACTCTTACAAGGAAGCTCGCGCTCCTTTGTTCAATTGGCGCGATAGCTTATTTAACGAATTAGGCGCCGGAGGCGTGAAGCAATCCGCCGATGTAAACCCATCTCAGACAATTTACTACACCAATCCCTTTCACGTGACCAGCTACACGCCCAACACAGTTCACTACATTGAACACGGCGAAGGCAGAAACGGCAGCTTCGAAAATATCGGCAACGGCACTGTGATCGTCGGCGCCGGATTGGACGCGACGGGCACACCGATCGCCATCGCTTTCAATTACGGCGATTTGGAAGAAGCGCCTCATTCGCGCGCAATCATTTATTTGAACAGCAACATGTACACCAACTGGGACTTGTACGTGGCGAATTTAGCAAAATTTTTGGGATCAAAGGACAAAACAATTTTGCAGGCTCGCTACACCAGCGCGCTTCCCGGCAGCCAGGGACATTTGAAAATCGCGTTGCACAATTCGCGTAACGTCTCCGGATTGCAATTCCGACTGACTGATATACCAGATGCGATCACGCCATTGCAAATCAATTCCACCGACCGATCTCTGTATTTTTCCACATCATGGGAAGATAACCATGACGGTTCGGTTTCCATTGTTATTTCAAGTCAGCAAGGCGCTTCAATTTTACCAGGAACGGGCTCCATTGCCGATCTCCTCTATCAAGTGAACGACGGCGTAAAAATGGGCGATAGCTGCGACATTGACCTGTCCGATGTATTGATTTCTGATGAGCTCAATGAGTCTCTATTGACAACTCTGCTAAACGGAAAATTTTACTGCGAAGTCCTTAAGGGCGACGTGATCATGGATGGCGTTATCAATGTCGTGGACCTTGTACGAATCATTGACATTATTTTAGGCCGACCGCCCGAGCCGACACAGACTGAGCTGGATGCTGCGGATTACAACAGTGACGGCGATGTTAACATTTTGGATGTGGTAGCGATTATAAACAACATTCTGGGCCGCGAGCCAGCGGGATTGCTGAAAACAGGCAACCTGAATTTGAATTTTCAATCCAATGAAGCGATATCAGGTAAAATGACTGGCGTCATCCCATTCTTCCTCACAAAAAAAACGCCAATCTCCGGCGCACAGATTCAGTTGCGATTTGATTCAAAAGCTGTTAAATTAGGCAATCCGACGCTGACAAATCGCGCGGACGGCATGACGCTCGTTACTTCGCGGAGCCAAGACAGACTTTCGATTCTCATTTTCGGAATGGACGGAAAATTGATCGCGCCGGACGACGAACCTGTTTTCAAATTGCCGGTGGTGGTCAAATCCAGGCAGTTCGACAAGAGCGCTTTTAATATTGAAAAAATGATTCTCGCCGACGGCAACGTAGCTCCTGTTGAAGTTGCTCTGGCGCAAGCAACTGATTTTAATTTACAAATGTTGCCAACCGCCTATCGCCTGGAGCAAAATTATCCTAATCCATTTAACATGGAAACGGAAATTCAATATCAGCTTCCCGAACAAACCGCAGCCAAGCTGACCATATTCAATGTTCTGGGCAGGAAGGTTGTGACCTTAGTTGACAAGGAACAAAAAGCCGGAGTCCATCGTATTTACTGGGATGGTCACGATGCCAACGGACAAATTGTTGGAACAGGTATCTATTTTTACCGGCTGCAAACGCCGACATTTACCCGAGCACGCAAAATGACGATTCTAAAATAG